In Arachis duranensis cultivar V14167 unplaced genomic scaffold, aradu.V14167.gnm2.J7QH unplaced_Scaffold_126101, whole genome shotgun sequence, a genomic segment contains:
- the LOC107472066 gene encoding uncharacterized protein LOC107472066 has product MSPFRIVYGKACHLPVKIEHKAYWAVKQCNVNLTQAGVARKLQLEELRCLRNEAYENAQIYKEKTKALHDHHIQKKDFQEGDEVLLYNSRLRFMPGKLRSRWKGPFKVKEIKPYRVVELFDPKSEETFKVNGHRVKKYHGYKLPKELEVFLLEDAPREGEA; this is encoded by the coding sequence GATCGTCTATGGTAAGGCATGCCACCTTCCGGTGAAAATTGAGCACAAAGCCTATTGGGCAGTAAAGCAGTGCAACGTGAATTTGACCCAAGCCGGAGTAGCCAGAAAATTACAGCTAGAGGAGCTTAGGTGTTTGAGGAACGAAGCGTATGAGAATGCCCAGATTTACAAGgaaaagacaaaggcattacATGACCATCACATACAGAAGAAGGACTTTCAAGAAGGTGATGAGGTTCTCCTCTACAATTCGAGGCTTCGTTTCATGCCTGGCAAGCTCCGCTCTAGATGGAAAGGACCTTTCAAGGTGAAGGAGATAAAGCCCTATAGAGTGGTGGAGTTGTTTGATCCTAAAAGTGAAGAAACTTTCAAGGTGAATGGACATAGAGTGAAGAAGTACCATGGCTACAAGCTCCCAAAAGAGCTAGAGGTGTTCCTATTAGAGGATGCACCTAGAGAAGGAGAAGCTTGA